From Kangiella sp. TOML190, one genomic window encodes:
- a CDS encoding ATP-binding protein → MTAKILVRLLLLLALLAIIGWAYAFGQKTIEQQTLEANRQDLKFYRNIFQQLLEKDKNFVANFNQEQQQNAILILNRTTPILLDGYGDEWFSYKQQSLAVRNDKTPSSLSLIEDKRFFYGLLEVTDNHLVYRKNPYSNQSTDMFRVDFGQGYWLFQPQAPGKMMVLKEKDNGFSPVASVLAILQETQAGYQIEFRAPKALIGDRLNAVLYDADDKTLANFNEQYQGIFSFTNFESYSMLSENKSDWLLSNDLSEQQLILADASGQQVFSVGSLFEQRTNRRMSSFSSSDKVQAHINKLKQTASFELNDPNRVYQASDKAGTEFFIANSGVALKLNERLLGYLLVCDSAYSYKRLLHNIVLMIALAFILLWLLSSFMVMKQSRIYNRRINQLRQVTEDAYEQDLDSVEINQAELKGSDEVSQLYNSLYYFNERAGQKREHHRKMVSRLNHELRTPIAIISSSLDNLAMSKLSAEDKALLASAQQGSKRLSLTLSRLSEANRLEEAVAQVSMQQTELVTLLKKLIQSYQQSWSEYKFEFVSNVNSVKIKANQELFAQMLDKIITNALDFSDKKEPIVLSLNQNKDLLVLSVSNSGPTIIPEQLKSIFNLMVSYRENAKIQPKSDNLGLGLYMAKLIARKHKAIIQARNRKNQQGVVINLSWTKSSYVVS, encoded by the coding sequence TTGACAGCCAAAATCCTTGTTCGGTTATTATTGCTATTGGCTTTGTTGGCAATAATTGGCTGGGCTTACGCTTTTGGCCAAAAAACCATTGAACAGCAAACGTTGGAAGCTAATCGACAAGATTTAAAATTTTATCGCAATATCTTCCAACAGCTATTGGAAAAAGATAAAAATTTTGTCGCAAACTTTAATCAAGAGCAACAACAAAACGCTATATTAATTCTGAATAGAACCACACCAATTTTGCTTGATGGTTATGGTGATGAGTGGTTTTCATATAAACAACAATCGTTAGCGGTTCGTAATGATAAAACACCCTCTAGTTTAAGTTTAATTGAAGATAAGCGATTTTTTTACGGCCTACTCGAAGTCACTGATAATCATCTGGTCTATCGGAAAAACCCTTACTCTAACCAATCCACTGATATGTTCCGGGTTGATTTTGGGCAAGGTTATTGGTTATTTCAACCTCAAGCACCTGGAAAGATGATGGTATTAAAAGAAAAAGATAATGGTTTTTCGCCAGTAGCCTCGGTGTTAGCAATATTGCAAGAAACTCAGGCCGGCTATCAAATTGAGTTTCGAGCACCAAAGGCTTTAATAGGCGATAGGCTTAATGCTGTGTTATACGATGCCGATGATAAGACTTTAGCCAATTTTAACGAGCAATACCAAGGCATATTTTCGTTTACCAACTTTGAAAGCTATTCAATGTTGAGCGAAAACAAATCCGATTGGCTATTAAGCAATGATTTAAGTGAGCAGCAATTGATATTAGCAGACGCTAGTGGTCAGCAAGTCTTTTCCGTGGGTAGCTTGTTTGAACAAAGAACTAATCGCAGAATGAGCAGCTTTAGCAGCAGCGATAAAGTGCAAGCACATATTAATAAACTTAAACAAACTGCTAGTTTTGAGCTAAATGATCCCAATCGCGTTTATCAAGCAAGCGACAAGGCGGGCACGGAGTTTTTTATTGCCAATTCCGGCGTGGCATTAAAGCTCAACGAGCGGCTCCTTGGTTACTTGTTGGTGTGCGACTCAGCGTACTCCTATAAACGCTTATTGCACAATATAGTATTGATGATAGCGTTAGCTTTTATACTGCTATGGCTGTTAAGTAGTTTTATGGTGATGAAACAGTCTCGCATCTATAACCGCAGAATTAATCAGTTGCGCCAAGTTACAGAGGATGCTTATGAGCAAGATCTAGACAGCGTCGAAATCAATCAAGCCGAACTTAAGGGTAGTGATGAAGTTTCGCAACTCTATAATAGCCTGTATTACTTTAATGAACGCGCTGGTCAAAAGCGTGAACATCATAGGAAAATGGTTTCGCGCCTTAATCATGAACTCAGAACACCAATCGCCATCATTAGTTCTTCGCTGGACAATCTGGCGATGTCGAAGCTTTCTGCTGAAGACAAGGCCTTGCTAGCTAGCGCACAGCAAGGTAGCAAACGCTTGAGTTTAACTTTGAGTCGACTTAGTGAGGCTAACCGGCTTGAAGAGGCGGTAGCGCAAGTGTCAATGCAGCAAACAGAGCTGGTTACTTTGCTAAAAAAGCTTATCCAAAGCTATCAACAAAGCTGGAGCGAGTACAAGTTTGAATTCGTTAGCAATGTAAACTCCGTCAAGATTAAAGCCAATCAGGAACTGTTTGCGCAAATGCTGGATAAAATTATTACTAATGCACTCGATTTTTCCGATAAAAAAGAACCAATAGTTTTAAGCTTGAATCAAAATAAGGATTTGCTGGTGCTATCAGTGAGCAATTCAGGCCCTACGATCATTCCTGAACAGTTGAAGTCCATTTTTAACTTAATGGTGTCCTATCGCGAGAATGCAAAAATACAGCCAAAGTCTGATAATTTAGGCTTGGGTTTATATATGGCAAAATTAATTGCCAGAAAGCACAAAGCTATTATTCAAGCTAGAAATCGCAAGAATCAGCAGGGCGTAGTGATTAATCTAAGCTGGACAAAAAGTTCTTATGTCGTTTCGTAG
- the ppk1 gene encoding polyphosphate kinase 1, translated as MGAEENKIVELKPDLEQQSPNLEDPELYFEREISLLRFNWRVLRQALDESMPLLERIRFVCICSNNLDEFFEVRVAGLRHRIDRGDTKPSLNGESPEETLNNIRDFSHRLVEEQYQILNEQLLPKLEAENIRFLLADDWSDKQKSWLKKYFKQQIMPVISPISLDLAHPFPRLVNKSLHFLVHLHGNDAFGRDLEYAILHMPRSLPRIIELPDEIAANPGQDFVYLSSIISVFAEDLFPGMEINGCYQFRLTRDSDLLVDEQLTDDLASALKRELQSRHFGAAVRLEVEKSCPNKLVNFLLQKCNLTQDELYLADGPVNLNRLMSLPDLVERADLKFTGFTPKTPKDLKMGRPVLEVLQENDIFLHHPYQSFVPVIEFVKQAASDPEVLAMKQTLYRTGSDSPIVAALIDAAHAGKEVTAVIELRARFDEEDNIELAQKLQEAGVLVVYGVVGYKTHAKMSLVVRRFKKKLVRFVHLGTGNYHERNARLYTDYSLLTSDKEIGEDVHKVFQQLTGMGKVYKLNKLWNAPFNLHKKLIKNINHEIAIAESGEPAEIILKVNALTDPQLIMKLYQASMAGVQVRLLVRGICCLRPDVAGVSDNIEVTSIIGRFLEHSRVYYFSNGGDSNLYAASADIMERNLYHRVEVAFPILDPDAKQQVIKDLRLMLRPHQQSWRLSHNGLYEIQAIEDEYKVQDRLLEALAL; from the coding sequence ATGGGCGCTGAAGAAAATAAGATTGTTGAGTTAAAACCGGACTTGGAGCAGCAAAGCCCGAATTTGGAAGATCCCGAGTTATATTTTGAACGGGAAATTAGCTTATTACGCTTTAATTGGCGGGTATTGCGCCAAGCGCTTGATGAATCAATGCCTTTGCTCGAACGGATACGTTTTGTTTGTATTTGCAGTAATAATTTGGATGAATTTTTCGAAGTCAGAGTCGCTGGCTTACGCCATAGGATTGATCGTGGTGATACCAAACCAAGTTTAAATGGCGAATCGCCAGAAGAAACCTTAAACAATATTCGTGATTTTTCTCATCGTTTAGTTGAAGAACAATACCAAATTCTGAACGAACAATTATTGCCAAAACTAGAAGCTGAAAATATTCGTTTTTTGCTTGCAGATGACTGGTCGGATAAACAAAAATCGTGGCTGAAAAAGTATTTTAAACAGCAAATCATGCCTGTAATTTCTCCTATAAGTTTGGATCTAGCACATCCTTTCCCGCGACTAGTGAATAAATCACTGCACTTTTTAGTGCACTTGCATGGCAATGATGCTTTCGGTCGTGATTTGGAATATGCCATCTTACATATGCCACGATCGTTACCACGAATTATCGAACTGCCGGATGAAATTGCTGCCAATCCAGGTCAAGATTTTGTGTATTTATCGAGTATTATTTCGGTGTTCGCGGAAGATCTGTTTCCGGGTATGGAAATTAACGGTTGTTACCAGTTCCGACTAACCCGCGACAGTGATTTGTTAGTCGATGAGCAACTTACTGATGATTTAGCAAGCGCGTTAAAACGTGAGTTACAATCACGCCATTTCGGTGCGGCGGTGCGGTTAGAGGTCGAGAAATCTTGCCCCAATAAGCTGGTTAATTTCTTGCTGCAAAAATGTAACTTAACTCAAGACGAACTGTATTTAGCCGATGGCCCTGTCAACCTAAATCGCTTGATGTCCCTGCCCGATTTGGTAGAGCGAGCTGACTTAAAGTTTACTGGTTTTACACCAAAAACCCCCAAAGACTTAAAAATGGGGCGGCCAGTTTTAGAGGTATTGCAAGAAAACGATATTTTTTTACATCACCCGTACCAAAGCTTTGTGCCAGTGATTGAGTTTGTTAAGCAAGCGGCAAGTGATCCGGAAGTGCTGGCGATGAAACAAACGCTTTACCGAACCGGCAGTGATTCTCCTATTGTGGCGGCTTTGATCGATGCGGCACACGCAGGCAAGGAAGTCACGGCGGTGATTGAGTTGCGGGCGCGTTTCGATGAAGAGGATAATATTGAACTGGCGCAAAAGCTCCAAGAAGCAGGAGTCTTGGTAGTTTATGGGGTGGTTGGTTATAAAACCCATGCCAAAATGAGTCTGGTGGTTCGTCGTTTTAAAAAGAAATTAGTTCGTTTTGTTCACCTAGGCACGGGTAATTATCATGAACGTAATGCGCGGCTTTATACGGATTATAGTTTGCTGACTTCGGATAAGGAAATAGGTGAAGATGTGCACAAGGTTTTTCAGCAACTAACCGGTATGGGTAAGGTTTATAAGCTTAATAAACTCTGGAATGCGCCTTTCAATCTGCACAAAAAACTGATTAAAAACATCAATCATGAAATCGCCATTGCTGAATCGGGAGAACCGGCGGAGATTATCTTAAAGGTCAATGCGTTAACCGATCCGCAGCTTATTATGAAACTCTATCAAGCTTCAATGGCGGGTGTGCAAGTTAGATTATTGGTACGCGGGATTTGCTGTTTACGACCTGATGTGGCTGGCGTTTCCGACAATATTGAAGTGACTTCGATCATTGGACGCTTCCTAGAACATTCTCGAGTTTATTATTTTTCCAATGGCGGAGATTCGAATTTATATGCTGCTTCTGCCGATATTATGGAACGTAATTTATATCATCGAGTTGAAGTGGCTTTTCCGATCTTAGATCCTGACGCTAAGCAGCAAGTCATTAAGGATTTACGTTTGATGTTGCGTCCGCACCAACAAAGTTGGCGCTTGTCGCACAACGGCTTATATGAAATTCAAGCTATCGAAGATGAATACAAAGTGCAAGATCGACTGCTTGAAGCTTTAGCGCTTTAA
- the scpB gene encoding SMC-Scp complex subunit ScpB, whose amino-acid sequence MKQEKIVRIIEAALLAAGSSLNNDRILALFGEDEGVKPADIKQALETLQQETQGRGVELVEVASGYRYQARQDYAEWIARLWEERPARYSRALLETLSLIAYRQPATRSDIEQVRGVSVSSSIVKTLLEREWVRVVGHRDVPGKPALYATTKQFLDYFGLKSLDELPSLAEIQDLDNLNPELQFEQDEDDSGAKTDAQNELAETSEKQELEESGEQPAAEVTKIDPESSNESQELSEEQQDLEQEIALRSVKP is encoded by the coding sequence ATGAAGCAAGAGAAAATAGTCAGAATTATTGAAGCCGCTTTATTGGCTGCGGGTTCAAGCTTGAATAACGATCGTATTTTAGCTTTGTTTGGCGAAGACGAAGGGGTTAAGCCAGCGGATATCAAACAAGCGTTGGAAACTTTGCAGCAAGAAACCCAAGGGCGCGGTGTTGAGTTGGTCGAAGTCGCTAGCGGCTATCGTTACCAAGCACGCCAAGACTACGCTGAGTGGATTGCCCGTTTGTGGGAAGAGCGTCCGGCTCGGTATTCGCGAGCTCTGTTGGAAACTTTGTCATTGATCGCTTATCGTCAACCGGCAACGCGCAGCGATATCGAGCAGGTGCGAGGAGTTAGCGTTAGCTCATCCATCGTCAAAACCTTATTAGAAAGGGAGTGGGTGCGGGTCGTTGGACACAGAGATGTTCCGGGAAAACCTGCGCTTTATGCTACAACCAAGCAATTTTTAGACTACTTTGGGCTTAAAAGCTTGGACGAATTACCGTCGCTTGCGGAAATCCAAGATTTGGATAACCTCAATCCAGAGTTGCAATTTGAGCAAGATGAGGATGACTCTGGGGCTAAAACTGATGCGCAAAACGAGCTGGCAGAGACTTCTGAGAAGCAAGAGCTAGAAGAGTCAGGCGAGCAACCCGCTGCAGAAGTTACCAAGATTGACCCTGAATCGTCCAATGAATCGCAAGAGCTTAGCGAAGAACAGCAAGATCTTGAGCAGGAAATTGCCTTGCGTAGCGTTAAGCCTTAA
- a CDS encoding YciK family oxidoreductase, which yields MKNYQAPNQFLANKIIMVTGATDGIGKQAAIHYASYGATVILLGRNTRKLEMVYDEIEGLGYPQPAFIPLNLQNTAPEQYQQVAEVIEKEFGRLDGLLHNASDLGLLSPIEHFDEETWFRVMQVNVNATYLLSKYCLPLLKKADKASMVFTSSGVGQQGRAYWGAYSVSKFATEGMMQVLADELEKTTIKVNSINPGATQTKMRANAFPGEDPQTLPTTEAIMPAYLWLMDLEQLESHGQAINARDFLS from the coding sequence ATGAAAAATTATCAAGCTCCAAATCAATTTTTAGCCAATAAAATCATTATGGTAACAGGCGCAACTGATGGTATTGGCAAACAAGCCGCCATCCACTACGCCTCTTACGGGGCAACGGTCATACTGCTGGGTCGAAATACCCGTAAACTCGAAATGGTTTACGACGAAATTGAAGGCTTGGGCTACCCACAACCCGCATTTATCCCGCTGAATTTGCAAAATACGGCTCCAGAGCAATACCAGCAAGTTGCAGAGGTTATAGAAAAAGAGTTTGGGCGACTGGATGGCCTTTTACATAACGCGAGCGACTTGGGCTTACTCAGCCCGATTGAACATTTCGACGAAGAAACTTGGTTTCGGGTCATGCAGGTGAACGTTAATGCCACTTACTTACTGAGCAAATACTGCCTACCTTTGCTAAAAAAAGCTGATAAAGCTTCGATGGTGTTTACCTCTTCAGGAGTCGGCCAACAAGGTCGTGCTTATTGGGGCGCTTACTCAGTTTCTAAGTTTGCCACGGAAGGAATGATGCAGGTGTTAGCCGATGAGCTAGAAAAAACAACCATCAAGGTCAATAGCATCAACCCTGGTGCAACCCAAACGAAAATGCGCGCCAACGCTTTTCCTGGTGAAGATCCGCAAACACTGCCAACCACTGAAGCTATCATGCCCGCTTATTTGTGGCTGATGGATCTTGAGCAACTCGAAAGCCATGGTCAAGCCATCAATGCACGTGATTTTTTAAGCTAA
- the pdsR gene encoding proteobacterial dedicated sortase system response regulator, producing the protein MVKRIALVEDEPILQQNYKLALEKSGYEVAVYADKGAALAAFNQRLPELVILDIGLGTEPEAGFEVCRELRQKSKHLPIIFLTALDSDFDIISGLRLGADDYLTKDISMPHLLARISALFRRIELMQQAPEQENIKTVGLLEIDNERLSVKWDKQLVDLTVTEFWIVSSLATKPGHVKSRDQLMQAVKVVVDDSTITSHIKRIRQKFQAIDTAFDHIDTVYGMGYRWNSSG; encoded by the coding sequence ATGGTAAAAAGAATTGCTCTAGTCGAAGACGAACCCATCTTACAGCAGAATTATAAGCTGGCGCTCGAAAAGTCAGGATACGAAGTGGCCGTTTATGCGGATAAAGGTGCTGCTTTAGCGGCTTTTAATCAGCGATTACCGGAATTAGTGATTTTGGATATCGGTTTAGGCACTGAGCCAGAAGCGGGCTTTGAAGTTTGCCGTGAATTACGACAAAAATCTAAACATTTGCCAATAATTTTTCTAACTGCTTTAGATAGCGACTTTGACATCATTTCAGGCCTGCGTTTGGGGGCGGACGATTACCTAACCAAAGACATTAGTATGCCGCATTTGTTAGCTCGGATCTCGGCGTTATTTCGGCGGATTGAATTGATGCAACAAGCCCCTGAGCAGGAAAATATCAAGACGGTTGGTTTACTGGAAATCGATAACGAACGTTTATCGGTGAAGTGGGATAAGCAATTGGTGGATTTAACCGTGACTGAATTTTGGATTGTATCCTCATTGGCGACTAAACCCGGTCATGTGAAAAGCCGTGACCAATTGATGCAAGCAGTTAAGGTGGTGGTAGACGACAGTACCATTACCTCACACATCAAAAGGATCCGTCAGAAATTCCAAGCTATTGATACAGCTTTCGATCATATCGATACGGTTTATGGTATGGGTTACCGCTGGAATAGTAGCGGATGA
- a CDS encoding ScpA family protein yields the protein MNNETPDNQELSAAEAEAAGAGVVADAALVADKAADAQVVQEEMPFHLVGGEQLEKFPDDLYIPPEALEVFLEAFEGPLDLLLYLIKRQNVDILDIPLAHITEQYMEYVELMKALHLELAAEYLVMAAMLAEIKSRVLLPRPKTDDEDEEDPRADLIRRLQEYEQFKKAAEELDEIPRMGRDVFAVSAKKPELRIIKPDPEVDMKEILLALRDVLKRAEMFSSHQISFEALSVREKMGKVLEQLSAQSFCDFSQLFQPEEGRMGVVVTFLAIMELAKESLLELIQTDDYGPIHVRAKVDEASLSLDSLPDISSSDDE from the coding sequence ATGAATAACGAAACTCCTGATAATCAAGAACTTAGCGCTGCCGAAGCGGAAGCGGCGGGCGCTGGCGTGGTGGCCGATGCGGCTCTGGTGGCTGATAAAGCTGCGGATGCGCAAGTGGTTCAGGAGGAGATGCCGTTTCATTTGGTTGGTGGCGAGCAATTAGAAAAATTCCCCGATGATTTGTATATTCCGCCAGAGGCACTTGAGGTCTTTTTAGAGGCTTTTGAAGGTCCGCTGGATTTGCTCTTGTATTTAATTAAGCGCCAAAACGTGGATATTTTGGATATTCCGTTAGCTCATATTACTGAGCAGTATATGGAGTATGTGGAGTTGATGAAGGCTTTGCATTTAGAGCTGGCGGCGGAATATTTGGTGATGGCGGCGATGTTGGCGGAAATTAAAAGTCGTGTGTTGTTGCCAAGACCTAAGACGGATGATGAGGATGAGGAAGATCCGCGGGCTGATTTGATTCGCCGCTTGCAGGAGTACGAGCAGTTTAAAAAAGCCGCTGAAGAGTTGGATGAAATTCCGCGGATGGGACGCGATGTGTTTGCGGTTAGCGCGAAAAAACCTGAGCTGAGGATCATTAAGCCTGATCCAGAAGTGGATATGAAGGAAATTTTACTGGCTTTGCGGGATGTGTTGAAGCGTGCGGAAATGTTTTCGAGTCACCAAATTTCCTTTGAAGCTTTGTCGGTGCGCGAAAAGATGGGTAAGGTGTTAGAGCAGCTTTCGGCGCAGAGTTTTTGTGATTTCAGCCAGTTATTTCAGCCCGAAGAAGGGCGCATGGGGGTTGTGGTGACTTTCTTGGCAATTATGGAGTTAGCCAAAGAGTCACTGCTTGAGCTTATCCAAACCGATGATTATGGGCCGATCCATGTTCGTGCCAAGGTCGATGAGGCGAGTTTAAGTTTGGACAGTTTGCCCGACATCAGTTCAAGTGATGATGAATAG
- a CDS encoding Ppx/GppA phosphatase family protein, producing the protein MDNQSIKHYAALDLGSNSFHLVIVKYDGQTFHQIGKHKEKVQLASGLNQDDILSEEAIDRGLECLKLFSERLRDIPKEQIKVVATYTLRKAKNAQSFIHQAEEILSVPIEILPGKEEARLIYNGVSHNHPDIEKTLVIDIGGGSTEIVLGDKFEPLFLDSLSLGCVTYQRFFPDNIINEANFERALLNATLIISPVEHKYLAESLQYCLGSSGSIEAIYRVIQGFGFKDNCIQLHHLRFLKSKLIEIGSFDNINLEGLSKPRVNTFTTGLVILLALFQELKIQELYVSNASLREGILLELADELRGNDNRNQTVESLSKRFDVDSNYATNIETTALDIFASVADLWGIYDPHYVNLLKWACRLHEVGLSISYSKMRFHSAHIVQYADMPGFSQQTKESLACIIQAQNKKIYPDTFENRYEPKQALLAIAQILRLSILLNIKRTATDISPLQFNADQDNQLTIEIPQDWAQENQLLMLELEKEKAYLDFHNLKLDWKLT; encoded by the coding sequence TTGGATAATCAATCGATCAAACATTATGCGGCTCTGGATCTAGGCTCAAACAGCTTTCATCTGGTTATTGTTAAATACGATGGCCAAACCTTTCACCAAATAGGTAAGCATAAAGAAAAAGTACAGCTTGCCAGCGGCCTTAATCAAGATGACATCTTATCAGAAGAGGCGATTGATCGTGGTCTAGAGTGCCTTAAACTGTTTTCGGAGCGCTTAAGGGATATTCCGAAAGAACAAATTAAAGTCGTTGCTACCTATACGTTGCGTAAGGCTAAAAATGCCCAAAGTTTTATCCATCAAGCCGAAGAAATTCTATCGGTTCCGATTGAGATCCTTCCCGGCAAGGAAGAAGCCCGACTTATTTATAATGGCGTTTCTCATAACCATCCGGATATTGAAAAAACTTTAGTCATCGATATTGGCGGTGGTAGTACTGAAATTGTACTTGGTGATAAGTTTGAACCTTTATTTTTAGATAGCTTATCTTTAGGTTGTGTGACCTATCAACGATTCTTCCCTGACAATATCATTAACGAAGCTAACTTTGAACGAGCCTTATTAAACGCAACTTTGATTATTTCACCGGTTGAGCATAAGTACCTTGCCGAAAGTTTACAGTATTGCTTAGGTTCATCAGGCAGTATCGAAGCTATATACCGAGTCATTCAGGGCTTCGGCTTTAAGGATAACTGCATTCAATTGCATCATTTGCGGTTTTTAAAATCTAAATTGATTGAAATTGGCAGCTTCGACAATATCAATTTGGAAGGTTTGTCCAAACCCCGAGTGAATACCTTTACCACCGGCTTAGTGATCTTGTTGGCGTTATTCCAAGAGCTAAAAATTCAAGAACTGTACGTTTCCAACGCTTCGTTGCGTGAAGGTATTTTGCTTGAATTGGCTGATGAATTAAGAGGTAATGATAATCGCAACCAAACGGTCGAAAGTTTAAGTAAACGTTTTGATGTTGATAGCAACTATGCAACGAATATCGAAACCACTGCTTTGGATATTTTCGCCAGCGTTGCCGATCTGTGGGGAATTTATGATCCGCACTACGTTAACCTATTGAAGTGGGCTTGCCGTTTACACGAAGTTGGCCTTTCTATCAGCTATTCTAAAATGCGTTTTCATAGCGCCCATATCGTGCAATATGCTGACATGCCTGGTTTTAGTCAGCAAACAAAAGAATCACTGGCCTGCATCATCCAAGCGCAAAACAAAAAAATCTATCCAGATACCTTTGAAAACCGCTACGAACCGAAGCAGGCACTATTAGCCATAGCGCAAATTCTGCGTCTTTCTATTTTGCTGAATATAAAAAGAACCGCTACTGATATTAGTCCTTTACAATTTAATGCTGACCAAGACAATCAACTGACGATTGAGATCCCACAAGACTGGGCGCAGGAAAATCAATTATTAATGCTGGAATTGGAAAAAGAGAAGGCTTACCTTGATTTTCACAATCTCAAATTGGATTGGAAGCTTACTTAA
- the rluB gene encoding 23S rRNA pseudouridine(2605) synthase RluB, translated as MSEKLQKILANAGLGSRREIEKWIAAGRVSVNGSISTLGDRATDKDTIRVDGQVISIKAKDEIYTRVIAYHKPLDQVSTAKDPQGRETVFDSLPRTKFGRWISIGRLDINTTGLLLFTNNGELAHRLMHPSYQVERKYAVRVFGEVTQEILNNLKAGVLIDGDLCHFDSIIEKGGEGANHWYEVSLAEGKNREVRKLWQSQGVEVSRLIRTLYGPVELPKDLSRGRWRDLDADQISKLAELVKLKVTPRKEQAVQKKHKKSNFKWKKPR; from the coding sequence ATGTCTGAAAAATTACAAAAAATCCTCGCCAATGCTGGCTTAGGTTCACGCCGTGAAATTGAGAAGTGGATTGCTGCTGGTCGCGTTAGTGTTAATGGTAGCATTTCGACCCTAGGCGATAGGGCGACCGATAAAGATACCATTCGAGTAGATGGTCAAGTGATTTCGATTAAAGCCAAAGACGAAATCTATACTCGGGTTATTGCGTATCATAAGCCACTCGATCAAGTTTCTACCGCCAAAGATCCCCAAGGTCGAGAAACGGTTTTTGATAGTTTGCCAAGAACTAAATTTGGTCGCTGGATCAGTATTGGGCGGCTCGATATTAACACTACAGGTTTGTTGTTGTTTACCAATAATGGCGAACTGGCACATCGCTTGATGCATCCTTCTTATCAGGTGGAACGTAAATATGCGGTGCGGGTGTTTGGTGAAGTGACTCAAGAAATTCTGAATAATTTAAAAGCGGGAGTGTTAATCGATGGCGATTTATGTCACTTTGATTCGATTATCGAGAAAGGTGGCGAAGGCGCTAACCATTGGTATGAAGTTAGCCTCGCTGAAGGCAAAAATCGCGAAGTTAGAAAACTGTGGCAATCGCAAGGTGTTGAGGTTTCACGTTTAATCAGAACTCTGTATGGCCCAGTTGAACTACCAAAAGATTTAAGCCGTGGTCGTTGGCGTGATCTTGATGCGGATCAAATTAGTAAACTCGCTGAGCTGGTTAAATTGAAAGTAACTCCGCGAAAGGAACAAGCGGTACAAAAGAAGCATAAAAAATCTAATTTTAAATGGAAAAAGCCGCGCTAA